A single window of Chromatiales bacterium DNA harbors:
- a CDS encoding isoprenyl transferase, whose protein sequence is MTPVAQVADSRVPRHVAIIMDGNGRWARARHLPRTAGHKRGVEAVRRTIETCARRGIEALTLFAFSSENWKRPDDEVSGLMELFVTALERELPSLLENNIRLCFIGAREAFPERLQARIAEAETRTAQATGLRVVVAANYGGRWDIAQAARRLAERVQAGGLAAADITPEALDQALSTAGLPDPDLFIRTGGEHRVSNFLLWQMAYAELWFTDVLWPDFDAQHLEAAIAAFAGRERRFGMTGEQLSGAGHA, encoded by the coding sequence ATGACCCCCGTCGCCCAGGTCGCCGATTCACGCGTTCCGCGCCACGTGGCCATCATCATGGATGGCAACGGGCGCTGGGCGCGGGCGCGCCACCTGCCGCGCACCGCGGGACACAAGCGCGGCGTGGAGGCGGTGCGTCGCACCATCGAGACCTGCGCACGGCGCGGCATCGAGGCGCTCACCCTGTTCGCCTTCAGCAGCGAGAACTGGAAGAGGCCCGACGATGAGGTGAGCGGGCTCATGGAGCTGTTCGTCACGGCCCTGGAGCGCGAACTGCCCAGCCTGCTCGAGAACAACATCCGGCTGTGCTTCATCGGCGCCCGCGAGGCCTTTCCCGAGCGCCTGCAGGCACGTATCGCCGAGGCCGAGACCCGCACCGCGCAGGCGACGGGGCTGCGGGTGGTGGTGGCGGCCAACTACGGCGGACGCTGGGACATCGCCCAGGCGGCGCGCCGCCTGGCCGAACGCGTGCAGGCCGGAGGGCTGGCCGCGGCCGACATCACGCCCGAGGCGCTGGACCAGGCGCTGTCCACCGCCGGCCTGCCGGACCCGGACCTCTTCATCCGCACCGGCGGGGAGCATCGCGTGAGCAACTTCCTGCTGTGGCAGATGGCCTATGCCGAGCTGTGGTTCACCGACGTGCTGTGGCCGGACTTCGACGCGCAGCACCTGGAGGCGGCCATCGCCGCCTTTGCCGGCCGTGAGCGGCGTTTCGGCATGACCGGGGAGCAGCTGTCGGGGGCCGGTCATGCTTAA
- the frr gene encoding ribosome recycling factor: MIEDIKKDAEQRMKKSIESFKSELSKIRTGRAHTSLLDHVTVDYYGTETPLSQVASIAVADARMLTVTPWEKQLVPVIEKAIMTSDLGLNPSSAGTVIRVPMPALTEERRRDLVKVVRHEGENARVAIRNIRRDANNDLKALLKEKEISEDDERKGQDAIQKLTDKYVAEVDQLLETKEKELMEI; encoded by the coding sequence ATGATCGAAGACATCAAGAAAGACGCCGAGCAGCGCATGAAGAAGAGCATCGAGTCCTTCAAGAGCGAGCTGTCGAAGATCCGTACCGGCCGTGCCCATACCAGCCTGCTGGATCATGTGACCGTGGACTACTACGGCACCGAGACGCCGCTCAGCCAGGTGGCGAGCATCGCCGTGGCCGACGCACGCATGCTCACGGTCACCCCCTGGGAGAAGCAGCTGGTGCCGGTCATCGAAAAGGCCATCATGACCTCCGATCTGGGTCTGAACCCGTCGTCCGCGGGCACCGTGATCCGCGTGCCGATGCCGGCGCTGACCGAGGAACGCCGCCGCGACCTGGTCAAGGTGGTGCGTCACGAGGGCGAGAATGCCCGCGTGGCGATCCGCAACATCCGCCGCGATGCGAACAACGACCTCAAGGCGCTGCTCAAGGAGAAGGAGATCTCCGAGGACGACGAACGCAAGGGACAGGACGCCATCCAGAAGCTGACCGACAAGTACGTGGCCGAGGTCGATCAGCTGCTGGAGACGAAGGAAAAGGAACTGATGGAGATCTGA
- a CDS encoding UMP kinase, translating to MADTSAPRYKRVLLKLSGEALMGRYDYGIDPDILHRIAGEIADLSRKGVEVAVVIGGGNIFRGAGLAEGGMDRVTGDHMGMLATVINSLALQDALERKKAFCRVMSAIKINQVCEDYIRRRAVRHLEKGRVVVFAAGTGNPFFTTDSAASLRASEINADLMIKATKVDGVYDSDPVKNPAAKRFERLTFDEVLTRKLGVMDATAIVMCRDNNIPLRIINIFNEGDLDRVVSGEQIGTIVERG from the coding sequence ATGGCCGATACAAGCGCACCCAGGTACAAACGTGTTCTCCTCAAACTGAGCGGTGAAGCGCTCATGGGACGGTATGACTACGGTATCGATCCCGACATCCTCCATCGGATCGCCGGCGAGATCGCCGACCTCAGCCGCAAGGGCGTCGAGGTGGCGGTGGTCATCGGCGGCGGCAACATCTTCCGCGGCGCGGGCCTGGCCGAGGGCGGCATGGACCGCGTCACCGGCGACCACATGGGCATGCTGGCCACGGTGATCAACTCGCTGGCCCTGCAGGACGCGCTGGAGCGCAAGAAGGCCTTCTGCCGCGTCATGTCCGCCATCAAGATCAACCAGGTCTGCGAGGACTACATCCGTCGCCGCGCCGTGCGTCACCTGGAGAAGGGGCGCGTGGTGGTGTTCGCCGCCGGCACCGGCAACCCGTTTTTCACCACGGACTCGGCCGCCAGCCTGCGCGCCAGCGAGATCAACGCCGATCTCATGATCAAGGCGACCAAGGTGGACGGCGTGTACGATTCCGACCCGGTGAAGAATCCGGCGGCCAAGCGCTTCGAGCGCCTCACCTTCGACGAGGTGCTCACGCGCAAGCTCGGCGTGATGGACGCCACGGCCATCGTCATGTGCCGCGACAACAACATCCCGTTGCGTATTATCAATATCTTCAATGAAGGCGACCTGGACCGCGTCGTGAGCGGCGAGCAGATCGGGACCATCGTCGAAAGGGGTTGA
- a CDS encoding elongation factor Ts, with protein sequence MQITAAMVKELRERTGAGMMECKKALNEANGDMEAAIEIMRKSGAAKAVKKAGRVAAEGKIAVAMNDAGNQAAIVEVNCETDFVAKDDNFVAFVDEVAACILENNPTNVDALNGTALKDRKSVEEVRQELVAKIGENIQIRRFAIMDVEGGVMASYLHGTRIGVLVALKGGNEDLARDVAMHIAASRPVCLDETGVPQEMLDKEREIIRAQAEESGKPAEIVEKMVEGRIKKYLAEITLVGQPFVKDPDTTVGKLLSGAGAEAVEFVRYEVGEGIEKKQEDFAAEVMAQAKGSQ encoded by the coding sequence ATGCAGATTACAGCAGCGATGGTCAAGGAGCTGCGCGAACGCACCGGCGCCGGCATGATGGAATGCAAGAAGGCCCTGAATGAAGCCAATGGCGACATGGAAGCGGCCATCGAGATCATGCGCAAGTCGGGCGCCGCCAAGGCCGTGAAGAAGGCCGGCCGTGTGGCCGCCGAAGGCAAGATCGCCGTGGCCATGAACGATGCCGGCAACCAGGCCGCCATCGTCGAGGTGAACTGCGAGACCGATTTCGTGGCCAAGGACGACAACTTCGTCGCCTTCGTCGACGAGGTCGCCGCCTGCATCCTCGAGAACAACCCGACCAACGTCGACGCCCTGAACGGCACCGCCCTGAAGGACCGCAAGTCCGTCGAGGAAGTGCGTCAGGAGCTGGTGGCCAAGATCGGCGAGAACATCCAGATCCGCCGCTTCGCCATCATGGACGTGGAAGGGGGCGTGATGGCCTCCTACCTGCACGGCACCCGTATCGGCGTGCTGGTGGCCCTGAAGGGTGGCAACGAGGACCTGGCCCGCGACGTCGCCATGCACATCGCGGCCTCGCGCCCGGTCTGCCTGGACGAGACGGGCGTGCCGCAGGAAATGCTCGACAAGGAGCGCGAGATCATCCGCGCCCAGGCCGAGGAGAGCGGCAAGCCGGCCGAGATCGTCGAGAAGATGGTCGAGGGCCGCATCAAGAAGTACCTGGCCGAGATCACCCTGGTGGGCCAGCCCTTCGTCAAGGACCCGGACACCACGGTCGGCAAGCTGCTCAGCGGCGCCGGTGCCGAGGCCGTCGAGTTCGTCCGCTACGAAGTGGGCGAGGGCATCGAGAAGAAACAGGAAGACTTCGCCGCCGAAGTCATGGCCCAGGCCAAGGGCAGCCAGTAA
- the rpsB gene encoding 30S ribosomal protein S2 encodes MAGITMRQMLEAGVHFGHQTRYWNPKMAPYIFGERNKIHIVNLEKTLPLFNDAMNYLGKLASNGGKIMFVGTKRSARDTIKEEAERCKMPYVNHRWLGGMLTNFQTVRQSIRRLKDLENMETDGSLNRLNKKEILMLRREKAKLERSIGGIADMGRLPDALFVIDVGYERIAINEAKKLGIPVVAVVDTNNSPDGVDYVIPGNDDAMRAIQLYVSSAAEAVAEGLATGRQKPAAGNDEFVEVAEGEEAKKAAPKKKAAPKKKAAVKKKAAPKKKAADKDEGEEAE; translated from the coding sequence ATGGCTGGTATTACCATGCGCCAGATGCTTGAGGCTGGCGTGCACTTTGGTCATCAGACCCGTTACTGGAACCCGAAGATGGCCCCTTATATCTTCGGCGAGCGTAACAAGATCCATATCGTCAACCTCGAGAAGACCCTCCCGCTCTTCAACGATGCGATGAACTACCTGGGCAAGCTTGCCTCCAACGGTGGCAAGATCATGTTCGTGGGTACCAAGCGTTCCGCGCGTGACACCATCAAGGAAGAGGCCGAGCGCTGCAAGATGCCGTACGTCAACCACCGTTGGCTGGGCGGCATGCTGACCAACTTCCAGACCGTGCGTCAGTCCATTCGTCGTCTCAAGGACCTCGAAAACATGGAGACGGACGGCTCGCTGAACCGACTGAACAAGAAAGAAATCCTGATGCTGCGCCGCGAAAAGGCCAAGCTCGAGCGTTCCATCGGCGGCATCGCCGACATGGGCCGCCTGCCTGACGCGCTGTTCGTCATCGACGTCGGCTACGAGCGCATCGCCATCAACGAGGCGAAGAAGCTGGGTATCCCGGTCGTGGCCGTGGTAGACACCAACAACAGCCCCGACGGCGTGGACTACGTGATCCCGGGCAACGATGACGCCATGCGCGCCATCCAGCTCTACGTCTCCTCCGCCGCCGAGGCCGTGGCCGAGGGTCTGGCCACCGGTCGCCAGAAGCCGGCTGCCGGCAACGACGAGTTCGTCGAGGTTGCCGAAGGCGAAGAGGCCAAGAAGGCGGCGCCGAAGAAGAAGGCGGCCCCCAAGAAGAAGGCCGCGGTGAAAAAGAAGGCAGCGCCGAAGAAGAAGGCCGCTGACAAGGACGAAGGGGAAGAGGCCGAATAA
- the map gene encoding type I methionyl aminopeptidase, with protein sequence MSATIKTPEEIEKMRVAGRLAAEVLEMIGPHVQPGITTDELDRICHDYIVNEQQAIPAPLNYRGFPKSICTSVNHVICHGIPGNKTLKNGDIVNIDVTVIKDGYHGDTSKMFFVGKPTVQGRRIVEIAHKSLWIGIDMVKPGVRLGDIGHAIQTYAEGQHAAIVREYCGHGIGREFHEEPQVLHYGRPGTGMVLEPGMTFTIEPMVNAGKRHTKLLPDGWTVVTKDHSLSAQWEHTILVTADGHEVLTLRNEERDEARATA encoded by the coding sequence ATGTCCGCGACCATCAAGACCCCGGAAGAAATCGAGAAGATGCGCGTCGCCGGCCGCCTGGCCGCCGAGGTGCTGGAGATGATCGGCCCGCACGTGCAGCCCGGCATCACCACCGACGAGCTGGACCGCATCTGCCACGACTACATCGTCAACGAACAGCAGGCCATCCCCGCCCCGCTCAACTACCGCGGCTTCCCGAAGTCCATCTGCACCTCGGTCAACCACGTGATCTGCCACGGCATCCCGGGCAACAAGACCTTGAAGAACGGCGACATCGTCAACATCGATGTCACCGTCATCAAGGACGGCTACCACGGCGACACCAGCAAGATGTTCTTCGTCGGCAAGCCCACGGTGCAGGGCCGGCGCATCGTCGAGATCGCCCACAAGTCGCTGTGGATCGGCATCGACATGGTGAAGCCCGGCGTGCGCCTGGGCGACATCGGCCACGCCATCCAGACCTATGCCGAGGGCCAGCATGCCGCCATCGTGCGCGAGTACTGCGGCCACGGCATCGGCCGCGAGTTCCACGAGGAGCCCCAGGTCCTGCACTACGGCAGGCCCGGCACCGGCATGGTGCTCGAGCCCGGCATGACCTTCACCATCGAGCCCATGGTCAACGCCGGCAAGCGCCACACCAAGCTGCTGCCCGACGGCTGGACCGTGGTCACCAAGGACCACAGCCTGTCGGCCCAGTGGGAGCACACCATCCTCGTCACCGCGGACGGCCACGAGGTGCTGACCCTGCGCAACGAGGAGCGCGACGAGGCCCGCGCCACGGCATGA
- the glnD gene encoding [protein-PII] uridylyltransferase, translating into MNPAIPLPGFLESVIAPGEAPATPPAARPSVQEFHSRIKALEARLFEARDAGVPVVELVTGRAAAIDRLLIQAWDRFGIAPDDAALVAVGGYGRGELHPGSDIDLLLLLNAPPAAEEEERLSAFVTFLWDIGLHVGHSVRTLDECVTEAAADITVMTNLIESRPLAGSRRLYQRLVNDIGPDRIWPSPAYFQAKLDEQVDRHRKYGDTAYKVEPNLKESPGGLRDIQMIGWVTRRHFGTGALHELVQHRFLNETEYQALIDGQDFLWEVRFSLHQLAGRKEDRLLFDYQRELARRFGYTDQNQNLAVEQFMQRYYRTVMELERLNEILLQYFQETILLAEESGEAVILTRRFQSRRGFLEARDNQIFLRYPPALLEVFLVLQQHPELKGVRASTIRLIRSHLHLIDDSFRDNLVCRSLFMEILRQGSGITRQLRRMNRYGVLAAYLPIFENIVGRMQYDLYHAYTVDEHTLMVLRNIRRLSVPEHSGELPLASGIFATLPKPELLYLAGLFHDIAKGRGGDHSELGAADAYAFCRRHGLGEQDAELVSWLVRNHLVMSMTAQRKDISSPEVIHEFATLVGNKTRLDYLLLLTVSDMRGTNPELWNSWKDSLLTELYHSTVRVLGRGLDKPIERTELVDEVRHEAAGLLAGAGLETARIEAIWNDLDEDYFLRHTGAEVAWHTQAIAETGQTDRPRVVLRQIEELGSTEIFLFSKDYPQLFALTTAALDQLGLNIVDARFNLTHSGCSLYTFLVLEADGKPITNGYRLQEIETVLNELLATPQQLPPVQPRRMPRKLKHFDVPTRIDFHQDPDERWTIMELSTADRPGLLARVSRALIDSGIKVQGARIATVSETADDVFYVTDMQHRPILSAERQQRVREAIEAELG; encoded by the coding sequence ATGAATCCCGCCATCCCGCTGCCGGGTTTTCTCGAATCCGTCATCGCCCCGGGCGAGGCCCCGGCCACACCCCCCGCGGCCCGGCCCTCGGTGCAGGAATTCCACTCGCGCATCAAGGCCCTGGAGGCCCGGCTGTTCGAGGCCCGCGACGCCGGCGTGCCGGTGGTCGAGCTCGTCACCGGCCGCGCCGCGGCCATCGACCGCCTGCTGATCCAGGCCTGGGACCGCTTCGGCATCGCCCCCGACGACGCCGCGCTGGTGGCCGTGGGCGGCTACGGTCGCGGCGAGCTGCACCCGGGCTCCGACATCGACCTCCTGCTGCTGCTCAACGCGCCCCCCGCCGCGGAAGAGGAGGAACGCCTGAGCGCCTTCGTCACCTTCCTCTGGGACATCGGCCTGCACGTGGGCCACAGCGTGCGCACCCTGGACGAATGCGTGACCGAGGCGGCCGCCGACATCACGGTGATGACCAACCTCATCGAGTCGCGCCCCCTGGCCGGCAGCCGCCGCCTCTACCAGCGCCTGGTGAACGACATCGGCCCTGACCGCATCTGGCCCAGCCCCGCCTACTTCCAGGCCAAGCTCGACGAGCAGGTGGACCGCCACCGCAAGTACGGCGACACCGCCTACAAGGTGGAACCCAACCTCAAGGAGAGCCCCGGGGGCCTGCGCGACATCCAGATGATCGGCTGGGTCACACGCCGCCACTTCGGCACCGGCGCCCTGCACGAGCTGGTGCAGCACCGCTTCCTCAACGAGACCGAGTACCAGGCGCTGATCGACGGCCAGGACTTCCTCTGGGAGGTGCGCTTCAGCCTGCACCAGCTGGCCGGGCGCAAGGAGGACCGCCTGCTGTTCGACTACCAGCGCGAGCTCGCCCGCCGCTTCGGCTACACGGACCAGAACCAGAACCTCGCCGTGGAGCAGTTCATGCAGCGCTACTACCGCACGGTGATGGAGCTCGAGCGACTGAACGAGATCCTGCTGCAGTACTTCCAGGAGACCATCCTGCTGGCCGAGGAGAGCGGCGAGGCGGTCATCCTCACCCGTCGCTTCCAGTCGCGGCGCGGCTTTCTCGAGGCACGCGACAACCAGATCTTCCTGCGCTACCCGCCCGCCCTGCTGGAGGTGTTCCTCGTCCTGCAGCAGCACCCCGAGCTCAAGGGCGTGCGCGCCTCCACCATCCGCCTGATCCGTAGCCACCTGCACCTGATCGACGACAGCTTTCGCGACAACCTCGTCTGCCGCAGCCTGTTCATGGAGATCCTGCGCCAGGGCAGCGGCATCACCCGACAGCTGCGGCGCATGAACCGCTACGGCGTGCTCGCCGCCTACCTGCCGATCTTCGAGAACATCGTCGGGCGCATGCAGTACGACCTGTACCACGCCTACACGGTGGACGAACACACACTCATGGTGCTGCGCAACATCCGCCGCCTGAGCGTGCCCGAGCACTCCGGCGAGCTGCCCCTGGCCAGCGGGATCTTCGCCACCCTGCCCAAGCCCGAGCTGCTCTACCTGGCCGGCCTGTTCCACGACATCGCCAAGGGCCGCGGCGGCGACCACTCCGAGCTCGGCGCGGCGGACGCCTACGCCTTCTGCCGGCGCCACGGCCTGGGCGAGCAGGACGCCGAGCTCGTCAGCTGGCTGGTGCGCAACCACCTGGTCATGTCCATGACCGCCCAGCGCAAGGACATCAGCAGCCCCGAGGTCATCCACGAGTTCGCCACCCTGGTGGGCAACAAGACGCGCCTGGACTACCTGCTCCTGCTAACGGTCTCGGACATGCGCGGCACCAACCCCGAGCTGTGGAACTCCTGGAAGGACTCCCTGCTCACCGAGCTCTACCACTCCACCGTGCGCGTGCTCGGCCGCGGCCTGGACAAGCCCATCGAGCGCACCGAGCTGGTGGACGAGGTGCGCCACGAGGCCGCCGGGCTGCTGGCCGGGGCCGGACTGGAGACCGCCCGCATCGAGGCCATCTGGAACGACCTCGACGAGGACTACTTCCTGCGCCACACCGGCGCCGAGGTCGCCTGGCACACCCAGGCCATCGCCGAGACCGGCCAGACCGACCGGCCCCGCGTGGTGCTGCGCCAGATCGAGGAACTCGGCAGCACCGAGATCTTCCTCTTCAGCAAGGACTACCCACAGCTCTTCGCCCTCACCACCGCCGCACTGGACCAGCTCGGGCTCAACATCGTCGACGCCCGCTTCAACCTCACCCACAGCGGCTGCTCGCTCTACACCTTCCTGGTGCTCGAGGCCGACGGCAAGCCCATCACCAACGGCTACCGCCTGCAGGAGATCGAGACCGTGCTCAACGAGCTGCTGGCCACCCCGCAGCAGCTGCCGCCCGTGCAGCCCCGGCGCATGCCGCGCAAGCTCAAGCACTTCGACGTGCCCACCCGGATCGACTTCCACCAGGACCCGGACGAACGCTGGACCATCATGGAACTCTCCACTGCCGACCGCCCCGGCCTGCTCGCCCGCGTCAGCCGCGCCCTCATCGACAGCGGCATCAAGGTCCAGGGCGCCCGCATCGCCACCGTCAGCGAGACTGCCGACGACGTCTTCTACGTCACCGACATGCAGCACCGCCCCATCCTCTCCGCCGAACGCCAGCAACGCGTACGCGAGGCCATCGAGGCGGAGCTGGGGTGA